From the genome of Virgibacillus siamensis, one region includes:
- a CDS encoding DNA topoisomerase III, whose product MGKTVVLAEKPSVGRDIARVLNCNKKGNGFFEGSNYIVTWALGHLVTLADPEVYDDKLKTWRMEDLPMLPKHLKLVVIKKTGKQFNSVKTQLNRNDVNAIVIATDAGREGELVARWIIEKSRTKKPVKRLWISSVTDKAIRDGFKHLKPGKQYENLYHAAVARSEADWYVGLNATRALTTKFNAQLSSGRVQTPTLAMIAAREREIKEFKPKTFYGIEAKTDTGLKLNWHDTKNNSRIFSKEKADALWKQLKNQPARIVNVNKTEKKKHAPQLYDLTELQRDANRIFGFSGKQTLSLMQKLYEQHKVLTYPRTDSRVISTDIVPTLKERVKACGVDQYSRFANKVLKRDWKLPKSVVDNSKVSDHHAIIPTEQPVILADLNDKERKIYDLVVKRFLAVLAEPHEYEQQIIEAQIGEEHFHTKGNTVKRLGWKEIYNEEENAQSLPLVQKGDQFQHLNITKTEGETKPPERFTEGALLQAMENPVRYMNSDDKHLAKTINQTGGLGTVATRADIIEKLFNSQYMEMRGKHIFITSKGKQLLDLVPEDLKSPALTAEWETKLGRIAEGRLDKNQFIKEMKDYAREVVQQIKTSDETFKHDNMTGTKCPECGKLMLEVKNKQGRMLVCQDRSCGHKKNIAKHTNARCPNCHKRMELRGEGEGKMFTCKCGHREKLSTFNKRKEQEKKQKVSKKDVNKYLKKQDDSFKNNALAEQLAKLKKE is encoded by the coding sequence ATGGGCAAAACAGTGGTTTTAGCGGAAAAGCCTTCCGTTGGCCGGGATATTGCACGAGTACTGAACTGCAATAAAAAAGGAAATGGCTTTTTTGAAGGATCAAATTATATCGTAACCTGGGCACTGGGACATCTGGTAACTTTAGCCGACCCGGAAGTATATGATGATAAATTAAAAACATGGCGCATGGAAGACCTCCCCATGCTGCCGAAACATCTTAAACTGGTTGTAATCAAAAAAACCGGTAAACAGTTTAACTCTGTTAAAACGCAATTGAATCGTAATGATGTTAACGCTATTGTTATAGCGACCGATGCGGGACGCGAGGGGGAACTTGTAGCACGGTGGATTATTGAAAAATCAAGAACCAAGAAGCCGGTAAAGCGGCTTTGGATATCATCGGTTACTGATAAGGCAATCCGCGATGGATTTAAACATTTGAAACCAGGAAAGCAGTATGAAAATCTGTATCATGCTGCTGTTGCCCGTTCTGAAGCCGACTGGTATGTCGGGCTGAATGCAACACGCGCCCTGACAACCAAGTTTAACGCACAGTTGTCAAGCGGACGTGTTCAAACGCCGACACTTGCTATGATTGCAGCAAGAGAGAGGGAAATTAAAGAATTCAAGCCGAAAACGTTTTACGGAATCGAGGCAAAAACAGATACAGGATTGAAATTGAACTGGCACGATACAAAAAATAACAGCCGGATTTTTTCTAAAGAAAAAGCAGATGCATTATGGAAACAGTTGAAAAACCAGCCTGCCAGGATTGTGAATGTGAACAAAACCGAAAAGAAAAAACATGCGCCGCAATTGTATGATTTGACCGAACTGCAGCGTGATGCGAACCGTATTTTTGGGTTTTCGGGAAAACAAACATTATCATTGATGCAAAAATTGTATGAACAGCATAAAGTTTTGACTTATCCACGGACGGATTCACGGGTTATCTCAACAGATATCGTTCCAACGCTGAAGGAACGCGTGAAAGCGTGCGGTGTCGATCAGTACAGCCGTTTTGCGAATAAGGTTTTGAAACGGGACTGGAAGCTGCCGAAATCGGTAGTTGATAATAGCAAAGTATCTGATCACCATGCAATTATCCCGACAGAACAGCCGGTGATTTTGGCTGATTTGAATGATAAGGAGCGTAAAATCTATGACCTTGTGGTTAAACGTTTCCTTGCTGTTCTGGCGGAACCTCACGAGTATGAACAGCAAATAATTGAGGCTCAAATCGGGGAAGAACATTTCCACACAAAAGGAAATACGGTTAAACGACTTGGATGGAAAGAGATTTACAATGAGGAAGAAAATGCTCAAAGTCTCCCATTAGTTCAGAAAGGTGATCAATTTCAGCACCTGAACATAACCAAAACGGAGGGGGAAACAAAGCCTCCGGAGCGGTTTACGGAAGGCGCACTGCTGCAGGCGATGGAAAATCCGGTTCGTTACATGAACTCTGATGATAAGCATCTGGCAAAAACAATCAATCAAACAGGCGGACTTGGCACAGTGGCGACCCGTGCGGATATCATTGAGAAGCTGTTCAACAGTCAATACATGGAAATGCGCGGCAAGCATATTTTTATCACGTCAAAAGGGAAACAGCTGCTTGACCTTGTGCCGGAAGACTTGAAATCGCCTGCCCTAACAGCTGAATGGGAAACAAAGCTGGGCCGGATCGCGGAAGGCAGACTGGATAAAAATCAGTTTATCAAAGAAATGAAAGACTATGCCCGTGAAGTGGTTCAACAGATTAAGACAAGTGATGAAACATTTAAGCATGATAATATGACCGGAACCAAATGCCCGGAATGCGGGAAGTTAATGCTTGAAGTAAAAAATAAACAGGGCCGAATGCTCGTTTGTCAGGATAGATCGTGCGGACATAAAAAGAACATTGCCAAACACACAAATGCCAGATGCCCGAATTGTCATAAGCGTATGGAACTCCGTGGTGAAGGCGAGGGCAAAATGTTCACATGCAAATGCGGCCATCGTGAGAAACTTTCAACCTTCAACAAACGAAAAGAGCAGGAGAAAAAACAGAAGGTCTCTAAAAAAGATGTTAATAAATATTTAAAAAAACAGGACGACAGTTTCAAGAACAATGCATTGGCGGAACAATTGGCCAAATTGAAAAAAGAATAA
- a CDS encoding Na+/H+ antiporter NhaC family protein yields MSNNEELERATGEKTIDSLKFRFGAFGAAIPLLFFVVYAITISVLQLSSEVGLVMGAIIGLTIGLLLCKSKWEDYAQGLFDGLAQPVGVIAMVAWFYAGMFAQVLQVGGLVEGLVWIGAITGVTGGLFVALTFLLAATFSTAVGTGYGTTVAFCTLMYPAGVAVGGDPVFMFAAILAGAVFGDNLAPVSDTTIVSATTQDADVPGVVRSRFKYAIVAAVPAVILFAIFGGGGNASANQGAMESMVDSVNPGGLLMLVPFAIVLILALSGQHLLTSLTWGIISTIPLIFIMHQFGISGKELGDLLSFNPNSDTVIQGALIEGLTGYFNMAILILLIVASAHLLKLGGTMDAITKSLVKWIKNSVRKAELAIWGIVALLNSSITINTAAEIAAAPFVKEIGSKYRIHRYRLANMLDAVTSSLGYIFPWGAPVLLGWSTIKTMKETYNWLPIVEPTAVFPFVFHGWFLLIVMLIAALTGWGLRFQGKNGEELKERPKD; encoded by the coding sequence ATGTCGAATAATGAAGAACTGGAAAGAGCTACAGGGGAAAAAACGATTGACTCACTGAAATTCAGATTTGGCGCCTTTGGAGCAGCAATACCGCTTTTATTTTTTGTCGTTTATGCGATTACAATTAGTGTGCTGCAGCTATCTTCTGAAGTAGGACTGGTGATGGGTGCCATTATCGGCCTTACAATCGGTTTGCTCTTATGTAAAAGTAAATGGGAAGATTATGCACAGGGTTTATTTGATGGACTGGCACAGCCTGTAGGGGTTATTGCAATGGTGGCCTGGTTCTATGCAGGTATGTTCGCACAAGTCCTGCAAGTTGGCGGTCTTGTGGAAGGACTGGTCTGGATAGGTGCGATAACCGGTGTGACTGGCGGTCTTTTTGTTGCATTGACCTTCTTGCTTGCGGCCACTTTCTCAACTGCTGTAGGTACCGGATATGGAACGACGGTTGCATTTTGTACGTTAATGTACCCGGCAGGTGTCGCTGTAGGCGGTGATCCGGTATTTATGTTTGCGGCTATTTTAGCTGGTGCGGTTTTTGGTGATAACCTTGCACCGGTTTCGGATACGACGATTGTTTCTGCAACTACGCAGGATGCTGATGTACCCGGGGTTGTACGCAGCCGTTTTAAATATGCAATTGTGGCAGCAGTTCCGGCTGTTATTTTATTTGCTATCTTTGGCGGTGGCGGAAATGCCAGTGCAAACCAGGGAGCAATGGAATCAATGGTTGATTCTGTTAACCCGGGTGGTCTTTTGATGCTGGTGCCATTTGCGATTGTACTTATCCTAGCTTTATCAGGACAACACTTACTTACTTCATTAACATGGGGGATCATTTCAACGATTCCATTAATCTTTATCATGCATCAGTTTGGAATAAGTGGTAAGGAATTGGGTGACTTATTAAGTTTTAACCCGAATTCGGACACCGTTATCCAAGGGGCGCTGATTGAGGGACTTACCGGATATTTCAATATGGCCATTCTGATTTTGTTAATTGTAGCATCAGCACATTTATTAAAATTAGGTGGAACGATGGATGCCATCACGAAAAGCTTGGTTAAATGGATTAAAAACTCCGTCCGTAAAGCTGAGCTTGCGATTTGGGGCATAGTTGCACTATTAAACAGTTCCATCACAATTAATACCGCAGCAGAAATTGCGGCCGCACCTTTTGTTAAGGAAATCGGATCAAAATACCGGATTCACCGCTATCGTCTGGCAAACATGCTGGATGCGGTTACTTCATCACTTGGGTATATTTTCCCTTGGGGTGCACCGGTGTTATTGGGCTGGTCAACAATTAAAACAATGAAGGAAACGTATAATTGGCTTCCGATTGTTGAACCAACTGCAGTATTCCCGTTCGTTTTCCATGGCTGGTTCCTGCTCATAGTAATGCTGATTGCAGCATTGACAGGCTGGGGACTCCGATTCCAGGGAAAAAACGGTGAGGAGTTAAAAGAACGTCCAAAAGATTAA